In Nyctibius grandis isolate bNycGra1 unplaced genomic scaffold, bNycGra1.pri scaffold_181_arrow_ctg1, whole genome shotgun sequence, the DNA window TGagcagctaaaaaaaaacccaaaaaccccaaaaatacatttttttgggggggggcaccccaaaaaaaatcattatttacCAAATcggaggaaaaaataaggaagtttGAGGTGGTTTTTCCTTGCACCAAACAGGGAGAGCGGCACCGGgtaagcaaaaccaaaccttttTCTGGtccttttccatcattttttactttttttcactatttgtaattttttttcgctattttttaatatttttaattaaaaaaaaaaacaaatatttttttttataatttttatataaaatattttgattatttctcATCCCGACGCTGCGCTGGGAGCTCTTCTCACCCTTTTTCATAGCCAaaccccctcaaaaaaaccccaaaattcctaaaaaccaaaaattatttatcaaaaaaataacattttataaaaaaattaatcatttttaattaattttgatcaatttttaattatttttccctaatTAAAGCTCTTTTTTTATCCCAGCCTTCTCCAGTGGTAGCGTTTcccctcagaaaaaaagggggtggggggctgctcCCCCCCCCTCACACAGTTTTGGGGTCCCTGTGACCCCCCCAATTTGCCAAAAACGGGGTTTTGGCCCCAAAAAGTgatttttgggggaaaaatgaggcaaaacggtgaaaaaatacaatgggggggggggttagGCCTTGTGCGGCCTGGTGGTAGGGTTGGACTAGGCCTCGGTGGCCCCCCCCTCAAAATGGGGTGGTTTAGCCCTAAAATGGGGGGGTTTAACCCTAAAATGGGGGGGTTCAACCCCAAAATGGGGGGGTTTAACCCCCAAATGAGGGATAAAGCCTCAAAATGGGGGGGTTTAACCCCAAAATGGGGGGGTTTAACCCCAAAATGGCGGCTAAAGCCCCAAAATGGAGGGGTTTAACCCCAAATTTATTGAGGGGGGGCATGAAGCCCCCCCCATCACCCACACGGTGGTCTCACCCCCTTGGGGACCCCAAAGTGGGGGGGGAACCATGGCTCATTTGAGGGGGGGTCAAAGGTTACAAAGGTGGTTTTTTGTGCTTAAAAATGGCAATTTTGGGTTAAAATTAGTTGCCCCCCCCCTTAAATTGgtgtttttttgagggggggattttttttggggggtgggggcagattttggggtgttttttttgaggggggggcAAATTTTAGGGGGGTTTTGTGCATAAATTAACATGTTCTTGTGTCTTTGCAGAGGGGGCGGCTCGTTGCCTGGCTcgctgaccccccccccccattaaAAAATACCCCCCCAGATATGGGGGGGGGGCTCCGCCTCCTGTATCCTTTAATTAATctgggggggggcacggctTAACGAGGTCCCAGCTCGTTAAGCCTGTGCTAAGCAGAAAATGGGGGTTGAAGGCTGTGCCCCCCCCCTAATTAGTGCTATTTTGGGGTGTTTTCACCCCCtccccctaaaaaaaacccagctcctCGCCTTCGTTAGCAAAACTTGGGCCTAATTAAGCTGAGGAAGCTTCTAATTAGCGTTAATTAAGCAGCTGGTTGACGTCAAGAGGATgaatccccccccccccacgccccccctgccctgagctGGTCAGGCTGGATGAGGGACCTTGATGGGTGCTGGCTCGTTAGCGGGGTGCTGGTGTTAATTAATAACCTGTTCATTAACAACCTGTTAATTAACAGTGCTGGTTCGTTGAGTTAATTAGAGGATTTGGTGGGGGGGTGGTgatgggagggggggggtgacACCCCCAAACCTTGCGCCGTCCCCTTTGCGCCGCCGTCCCGCTCTTGGTTCATTAATCATCAACTCATTAATTAACCTTTTAATTAATGATGGGGGGGGTGGGATTAAGAACAgggggtgctgccccccccccctctatgtgtgtgggggggctgcgaccccccaaccccccctccccatcccggGGGGGTGACAAATACAACTTGTCACCGCGGTGTCACCTCgatggggggggggacagcTGCATTTTGGGGGGGTTTCACCCCTTTTTGGGGTCATTTCTCCCATTTTTGGGGTCGTTTCTCCCAATTTTGGGGTCGTTTCACCCCTTTTTGGGctcaaaagtgtttttttttggggggggtgatAAAAAttgggtggggagaggagacagGGGTTGAGGGGAGTGACGGGGGCCTGGGGCTAAAGGGGGGGACATGAGGTTAAAGGGGGGGGGCCATGGGGGTGTCACCTCTGTCCTAACCCCCCCACCCTATTttttacccccccccccccaccctatgTCCCCCCCCCAGGGCCATGGGCTCGGGCCCCATCGACCCCAAGGAGCTCCTCAAGGGCTTGGATTGTTTCCTGGGCCGCGATGGCGAGGTCAAGAGCACCGAAGGCATCACCAAAATCTTCAAGTGAGTCCCCCAAAACGTGTCCCCCCCCCTTTTAATGTCACTTTTAATTAAGGGGGGGGTCCTAACGACTCATTATTTGTTAATTAGCCTAATGAAGGACTCACAGAAGATGGTGAGTCGCTGCATCTACCTGAACATCTTGCTGCAGACGCGGGCACAGGAGATCTTGGCTAAGTACGAGGAGGGGGACAcaattttgggggggggtgacACGATTTTTGGGGGTGTCACCTCCTTCTCTCATGGCttttgtgtccccccccccccctcaggTTCATCCGCATCGGGGGCTACAAGCTGCTCAACACGTGGCTCACGGCCTCCAAGGCCACCAACAACGTCCCCTTCCTGCAGCAGATCCTGCTcacgctccagcacctcccgcTCACCGTCGACCACCTCAAACAGGTCCGGGGTGGCCAcatgtcccctccctgggggGCTTTTGGGGTCCCCTGGGGGGCTTTTGGGGTCCCCTGGGGGGCttttggggtccctgggtggCTTTTGTGTCCCTTGAGTGGCTTTTTGGGTGCCCCAAGGTGGCTTTTGTGTGCCTCAAGGTGGCTTTTGGGTCCCCTAGGGTGGCTTTTGTCTTCCTTGAATGGCTTTTGTCCCGCTCTGGGTGGCTTTTGGGATCCCCTGGGTGGCTTTTGGGTCCCTCAAGGTGGCTTCTGTCTCACTTCAGTGGCTTTTGGGTCCCCCTGGGTGGCTTTTGTGTCCCTTGAGTGGCTTTTGGGACCCTCCAGGGTGGCTTTTGGGTCCCCCAAGGTGGCCTTTGTCTCCATTCAGTGGATTTAATCTCTCCTGGGTGGCTTTTGGGTCCCCCAAGGTGGCTCTTGTGTCCCTTGAGTGGCTTTTGTGTCCCCCAGGGTGGCTTTTGTGTCCCTTGAGTGGCTTTTGGGTCCCCCAAGGTGGCTTTTGTGTCCTTTGAGTAGATTTAGTCTGTCCCGGGTGGCTTTTGGGTCCCTTGAGTGGATTTAGTCCCACCTTGGGTGGCTTTTGGGTCCCCCAAGGTGGCTTTTGTCACCTGGGGGTGGCTTTTTTGTTCCCCAAGCTCATTTTTGTCCCCCCCCGAGGTCCCTtttgtcccctctgccaccGCTCACCCCCGTCTCCCTCTCTTGCCAGAACAACACGGCCAAGCTGGTGAAGCAGCTCAGCAAGTCCAGTGACAATGAGGGTGAgaccccccaaaaaccccccccagacccccccaaaaACATCCCAAAAACCCATCAGACCCCCTAAAtcccccaacccccccaaacccctccaaagcaaccccaaaaccccccccaaCAACCCCAAACAACCCCCAACCCTCCCCAAAGAACCCCtaaaccccccaaaacaaccccagctccccccaagcccccccaaaaccaaccccaaaaccccccaaccAACCCCAATCCCCCCAACCCTCctaaaacaaccccaaaccaccccaacccccccaaacAACCCTAAACCCCCCAAAcaaccccaacccccccaaaccAATCCTAAACCCCCCCTCAGCCAGCCCaacccccccaagccccccaaatcccccccaaatccccccaaacccccccaaccccaccccaaaccccctcaacccccccaaaaacaaccccaacctccccccaaaccaccccaaaccctCCCAAAACCATCccaaccaaccccaaaacaaccccaaatcccccccaaacAACCCCTAAACCCCCCTAAatgcccccaaaccccccaaaacaaccccaacCTCCTCCTAAACCCCCtcaacccccccaaaaacaaccccaacctccccccaaaccaccccaaacccccccaaaacaaccccaaaccccccccaaaacaaccccaaagcccccccaaccaccccaaaccccccccaaccccaccccaaaccccctcaaCCCTcccaaaaacaaccccaacctccccccaaaccaccccaaaccctcccaaaaccaccccaaccaaccccaaatcccccccaaatccccccaaatcccccccaaatccccctaaacccccccaaccccaccccaaaccccctcaacccccccaaaaaccaccccaacctccccccaaacccccccagactccccaaaaccaccccaacctccccccaaacccccccagactccccaaaaccaccccaaatcccccccaaccccaccccaaaccccctcaacccccccaaaaacaaccccaacctccccccaaaccaccccaaaccctcccaaaaccaccccaaccaaccccaaaacacccccaaatcccccccaaacaaccccaaatcccccccaaaccaccccaaacccccctaaacccccccaccccccccaaatacccccccagaccccccctaacccccctctcccccccccagaGCTCCGCCGCCTCGCCTCCATCCTGGTCAGCGACTGGATGGGCGTCATCCGCTCCCAGAGCAGCGCCCAGCCCGCCGgtgagccccccccccccccccttaccccccacccccccccacccatcaCCCCCCTCTaaccccttccccccccccccccccccccccagaacGGGATAAAAAGAGGCGAAAAGAGGAAACCAAACCCAAGCCCCTGGTCCAAGAGAAGCCCCCCGAGGCCAAGGCGGAGGCGAAGGGCGAGGAGGGGCCCGAGAAGAAGCGGGAGAAGCCCAAGTCGCTGCGGACCACGGCGCCCAGCCACGCCAAGTTCCGCTCCACCGGTGCGGGGGGGGGTtgtgggggggtttggggtggttatgggggggttggggggggtttggggttgttttggggttggtttaGGGGGGAttggggttggtttgggggggtttggggttgttggggggggggtttggggttgttggggggggtttggggttgttggggggggttggggttgttgggggggtgtggggttgtttggggggggttggggttgGTAGGGGGGGTGTAGGGGGGAttggggttggtttgggggggtttggggtggttaTGGGGGGCTTGGGGGTGTTTTTGCGttgtttggggttggtttgggggGCTTTGGGGTAGATTtgggggggttatggggggtttggggtgggtgtggggggggtttggggttgttATGGGGGGTTTGAGGTTGTTATGGGGGGTTTAGGGGGGGTTTTGGGTTGTTAGGGGGGCTTGGgggtgggtgtggggtgggtttggggttgttatggggggtttggggttgttatggggggtttggggttgttatgggggggtttggggtggtttggggttgtttgggagaggttttggggggtttggggttggtttggggggctttggggttgttatgggggggtttggggtggtttggggggggttggggttgTTATGGGGGGTTTAGGGGGgctttggggttggttttggggttggttttggggtgggtttgggggggtttggtgTTGGTTTGGGGGGCTTTGGGGTAGAtttgggggggtctggggggctttggggtggtttggggttgttatgggtggtttggggtgggtgtggggggggtttggggttgttATGGGGGTTTGTGGTTGTTtagagggggtttggggggggttggggggtttaggggggtttggggttggtttgggggggtttggggttggtttgggggggtttggggttgttatggggggtttggggtgggtgtggggggggtttggggttgttAGGGAGGGGGTTGGGGTTGTTATGGGGgagtttggggtggttttgggggggttggggtagatttggggggggttggggggatTTAGGGGTcgtttggggttgttttggggggttttggggtggttttggggggtAACGAgggctctcccctccccagggctggagctggagacGCCCTCGTTAGCGCCCGTGAAGAAAACGAACCCGCAGTCGGGGGCCGACAAGTACAACCTGAAACCCGTGTCGGTGAAGAGGCAGACGtgagtggggggggggctgggggggcttttggggggtctgggggcagttttggggggtctgggggcaggttttgggggtctgggggcaggttttgggggtctgggggcaggtTTAGGGGGTCTAGGGGCAGGTTTTGGGGGTCTCAGGGTGGTTTTTGGGGCTctgggggcagttttggggctctgggggcagctttggggggtctgggggcagctttggggggtctgggggcaggtTTAGGGGGTCTTGGGGCAGGTTTAGGGGCTctgggggcagttttggggcTCTGGGTGCAGCTTTTGGGGGGTCTCagggtggttttggggggtcTGAGGGCAGGttttgggggtctgggggcagctTTTGGGGGTCTTGGGGCAGGTTTAGGGGGTCTCAGGGTGgtttgggggtctgggggcaggtTTTGGGGCTCTGGGGGCAGGTTTTGGGGCTCTGGGGGCAGTTGTGGGCATCTGGGGGCAGTTGTGGGCATCTGGGGGCAGCTTTGGGGGGTCTTGGGGCAGCtttggggggtctgggggcaggtTTAGGGGGTCTCAGGGTGGTTTTTGGGGGTCTTGGGGCAGTTTtgggggctctgggggcagTTTTGAGGGCTCTGGGGGCAGGTTTAGGGGCTCTGGGGGCAGGTTTAGGGGCTCTGGGGGCAGCttttgggggtctgggggcagcttttgggggtctgggggcagcttttgggggtctgggggcagcttttgggggtctgggggcagcttttgggggtctgggggcaggtTTAGGGGGTCTTGGGGCAGGTTTAGGGGCTCTGGGGGCAGCTTTTGGGGTCTCAGGGTGGTTTTAGGGGTCTGGGGGCAGGTTtagggggtctgggggcaggttttgggggtctgggggcatCTTTGGGTGGTCTGGGAGGGGCTtttggggggtctgggggcagtTTTGTGGGTCTGGGGGCAGCTTTTGTGGGTCTGGGGGCAGTtgtgggggtctgggggcagttgtgggggtctgggggcaattgtgggggtctgggggcagttttgggggtCTGGGGGAAGCTTTTGGGGGTCTGGGGCCAGCTTTTTGGGGTCTCGGGGTGGTTTTTGGGGCCTGGGGGCAGCTTTTGGGGCTCTGGGGGCAGTtgtgggggtctgggggcagctTTTGTGGGTCTGGGGGCAGGTTTAGGGGGTCTGGGGGCATCTTTGGGGGGTCTCAGGGTGGTTTTTGGGGCTCTGGGGGCAGCTTTGGGGGCTCTGGGGGCATCTTTGAGGGGTCTGGGGGCAGCTTTGGGGGTCTTGGGGCAGGTTTTGGGGGTCTTGGGGCAGTtgtgggggtctgggggcagtTTTTGGGGTCTTGGGGCTGGTTTTGGGATCTTGGGGCATCtttggggggtctgggggcaggtTTTGGGTGTCTCAGGTGGTttttgggggtctgggggcagtTGTGGGCATCTGGGGGCAGGTtttggggggtctgggggcagtttttggggggtctgggggcagtttttggggggtctgggggcagtTGTGGGGGTCTGGGGAAGCTTTTGGGGGTCTGGGGCCAGCTTTTTGGGGTCTCGGGGTGGTTTTTGGGGCCTGGGGGCAGGttttgggggtctgggggcaggttttgggggtctgggggcagctTTTGTGGGTCTGGGGGCAGGTTTAGGGGGTCTGGGGGCATCTTTGGGTGGTCTCAGGGTGGTTTTTGTGGGTCTGGGGGCAGTTTTGTGGGTCTGGGGGCAGGTTTTGGGGGTCTCagggtggttttggggggtctgggggcagctttgggggtctgggggcagctTTTGGGGTCTCAGGGTGGTTTTTGGGGGTCTTGGGGTAGTTTTTGGGGGTCTCAGTGTGGTTGTGGGGCTCTGGGAGCAGCTTTTGGGGGTCTTGGGGCAGGttttgggggtctgggggcagctTTTGGGGTCTTAAGGTGGGTTTTGGGTGACTGGGGGCAGTTTTTGGGGCTCTGGGGGCAGTTTTTGGGGGTCTCagggtggttttggggggtcTTGGGGCTGTTTTGGGGGGTCTCACGATGGTTTTTGGGTGTCTCAGGGTGGTTTTTGTGGGTCTGGGGGCATTTTTGGGGGCTCTGGGGGCATTTTTGGGGGCTCTGGGGGCATCtttggggggtctgggggcaggtTTAGGGGGTCTTGGGGCAGGTTTAGGGGCTCTGGGGGCAAAttttgggggtctgggggcagctTTTAGGGgcctgggggggtttggggcagGTTTTGGGGCTCTCAgggtgttttttggggggtttggggcaGTTGTGGGGGTTTGGGGCAGTTTTTGGGGGTCAGGGGGCAGTTGTGGGGTCCCGGGGGCAATTGTGGGTCCCCCTCCCCTAATCTGCCCCCCCGatctgcccccccccagccccccgtcGGTGCCCGGggacgccccccccccccccccgccgaGAAGAAATACAAACCCCTGAACACGGCGCCCAACGCCGCCAAGGAGATCAAAGTGAAGATCATCCCCCCCCAGCGTGagtggggcactggggggcactggggggcactggggggcactggggggcactgggggacaTTTGGGGACATTTGGGGACATTTTGGGTCCCTTTTTGGGTCCCTTTTTGGGGACATTTTGGTTCTTTTTAGGGACATTTTGGTTCCCTTTTGGGGGCCCTTTGGGTGCCATTTGGGGACATTTTGGGGacattttgggttctttttggGGTCCCTTTTGGGGACATTTTTGGGGTCCCTTTTGGGGACATTTTTGTGTCCCTTTGGGTGACACCTGGGTCCCTTTTTGGGGACACTTTGGGTCCTTTTGGGGACATCTGGGTCCCTTTTTGGGGACATTTTGGGGTCCTTTTTTTGGGGACATTTTTGGGTGCCATTTTGGGGACAATTTAAGTCCCTTTTTGGGGACACTTTGGGTGCCATTTTGGGGGACAACTTAGGTCCTTTTTGGGGACACTTTGGGGTCCCTTTTTGGGGACAGTTTGAGTCCTTTTTGGGTCACACCAGGGTCCCTTTTTGGGGACAATTTGGATCCTTTTTGGGGACATTTTTGGGTGCCATTTTGGGGACACTTTGGGTCCCTTTTTGGGGACACTTTGGGTCCCTTTTTGGGGACATTTTTGGGTGCCTTTTTGGGGACAATTTGAGTCCTTTTGGGGACAGTTTAGGTGACACTTTTGGGGACACCTGGATGCCATTTTTGGGGACAATTCAGGCCCCTTTTTGGGGACACTTCGGGTCCTTTTTTGGGGACATTTTTGGGTGCCCTTTGGGTGCCATTTTGGGGACACTTTGGGTCTTTTTTGGGGACACTTTGGGTGCCTTTTTGGGGACACTTTAGGTCTTTTTTTGGGGACACTTTGGGTCCCTTTTTCGGGACAATTGGGTCCTTTTTGGGGACACTTTGGGTGCCATTTTGGGGACAATTTAGGTCCTTTTTGGGTGCCCTTTTGGGTCCCTTTTTGGGGACAATTCAAGTGCCTTTTTGGGGCCCTTTAGGGTCCCTTTTTGGGGACAATTTGGGTCCTTTTTGGGTGTCCTTTGGGTCCCTTTTTGGGGACACTTTGGGTCCCTTTTTGGGGACATTTTTGGGTTCTTTTTGGGGACACCTGGATGCCATTTTTGGGGACAATTTGGGTCCCTTTTGGGGACAATTGAAGTCCTTTTTGGGgacattttgggtttttttagggaCACTTTAGGTCTTTTTTGGGTGACACCTGGGTCCCTTTTTGGGGACACTTTGGGTCCCTTTTGGGGACATTTTTGGGTCCCTTTTTTGGGGCCCTTTAGGGTCCTTTTTGGGGGTGCCCTTTGGGTGCCATTTTGGGGACACTTTGGGTCTTTTTTGGGGACATTTTGGGTCCTTTTTGGGGACATTTTGGGTCCTTTTTGGGTGTCCTTTGGGTGCCATTTTGGGGACACTTCGGGTCCCTTTTTGGGGACATTTTTGGGTCCTTTTTTGGGGACATTTTTGAGTCCTTTTTTGGGGACAATTAAGGTCCTTTTTGGGGACATTTTTGAGTCCCTTTTTGGATCCTTTTTGGGGACATGTTTAGGTCCCTTTTTGGGGACAATTTGGGTCCTTTTTGGGGTCATTTGGGTTCTTTTTGGGTGACACCTGGGTCCCTTTTTGGGGACACTTTGGGTCCCATTTGGGGACATTTTTGGGTCCTTTTTGGGGACAGTTTAGGTCCTTTTTGGGGACAATTTAAGTCCTTTTTGGGTGCTCTTTGGGTGCCATTTTGGGGACACTTTAGGTGACACTTTTGGGGACACCTGGCTGCCATTTTTGGGGACACTTTGGGTCCTTTTTTGGGGACAATTTGGGTCCCTTTTTGGGGACACTTTGGGTCCTTTTTGGGGACATTTTTGGGTCCCTTTTTGGGGACAATTTGGGTCCTTTTTGGGTGCCCTTTGGGTGCTATTTTGGGGACACTTTGGGTCCCTTTTTGGGGACAGTTGGGTTCTTTTTGGGTGACACCTGGGTGCCATTTTGGGTCCCTTTTTGGGTGCCTTTTTGGGGACACTTTGGGTGCCTTTTTGGGGGCCCTTTGGGTCCCTTTTTGGGGACAATTTGAGTGCCACTTTGGGTCCCTTTTTGGGGACACTTTGGGTCCCTTTTTGGGGACATTTTTGGGTCCCTTTGGGTGACATTTTGGGGTCCCTTTTTGGGGACAGTTTGAGTCCTTTTTGGGTGACACCTGGGTCCCTTTTTGGGGACAATTTGGATCCTTTTTGGGGACATTTTTGGGTGCCATTTTGGGGACTTTTGGGGTCCTTTTTTTGGGGACACCTGGATGCCATTTTGGGGACACTTTGGGTCCTTTTTGGGGACATTTTGAGTCCTTTTTGAGGACATTCTTAGGTCCCTTTTTGGGGACAATTTGGGTCCTTTTTAGGGGCCCTTTGGGTGCCATTTTGGGGACAGTTTAGGTGACAGTTTTGGGGTCCCTTTTTGGGGACAATTTAGGTTCCTTTTGGGGGACACTTTGGGTCCTTTTTGGGTCCCTCTTTTGGGGCCCTTTGGGTGCCATTTTGGGGACACTTTGGGTCTCTTTTGGGGGACACTTTAGGTCCCTTTTTGAGGACATTTTTAGCTGCCTTTTTGGGGACAATTTGGGTCCTTTTTGGGGTCATTTGGGTTCTTTTTGGGTGACACCTGGGTCCCTTTTTGGGGACATTTTTGGGTCCTTTGGGGGACAATTTGGGTGACTTGGGGGacactttggggtttttggggccACTTTGGGGTCCTTTTTGGGTGACATTTGGGGTgacccctctgtccccagccaTGGAAGGCCTCGGCTTCCTCGACGCCCTCAACTCCGCTCCCGTCCCCGGCATCAAGatcaagaagaagaagagactCTTGTCCCCAACTGCCACCAAGGTGAGGGGGTCACCAGACCACCAAGGGTTCGGGGGTCTcggggtgggttttgggggtctgggggcagctTTTGAGGGTCTCAGGGTGGTTTTTGGGGGTCTTGGGGCTGTtttggggggtctgggggcagctTTTGAGGGTCTCAGGGTGGTTTTTTGGGGTCTTGGGGCTGTTTTTGAGGGTCTTGGACCCACTCTTGGGGTTTTGGGGCAGCTTTTGAAGGGTCTCAGGCTGGTttttgggggtctgggggcagctTTTGAGGGTCTTGGGGCTGTTTTGGGGGTCTTGGACCCACTCTTGGGGTCTGGGGGCAGGTTTTAGGGGTCTTGGGGCTGTTTTGAGGGGTCTCAGGGTGGTTTTGAGGGTCTGGGGGCAGTTTTTTGGGGTCTCATGGTGGTTTTTGGGGGTTCTGGGGGCAGGTTTTGGGGGTTctgggggcagttttgggggtctgggggcaaCTTTTGGGGTCtcagggtgggttttgggggttctGGGGGCATGTTTTGGGGGTCtcagggtgggttttgggggtctTGGGGCTGTTTTTGAGGGTCTTGGACCCACTCTTGGGGTCTGGGGGCAGCTTTTGGGGCTCtgggggtgggttttgggggtcttggggcttttttggggggactCAGGGTGGGTTTTGGTGGTCTGGGGGCAGGTTTTTGGGGTCTCAGGGTGGTTTTTGGGGATCTTGGGGCTTTTTGGGGGGGTCTCAGGGTGGTttttgggggtctgggggcagctTTGAGGGGTCTGGGGGCAGCTTTTGGGGTCTCagggtggttttggggggtcTTGGAGCAGCTTTTGGGGTCTAAGGGGGGGTTTTGGTGGTCTGGGGGCAGGTTTTTGGGGTCTCAGATTGGTTTTGGTGGTctgggggcagttttgggggtctgggggcaggtTTTTGGGGTCTCAGGGTGGGTTTTGAGGATCCTGGGGCTGTTTTGGGGGTCTTGAACCCACTCTTGGGGTCTGGGGGCAGCTTTTGGGGGTCTTGGGGCAGTTTTTTGGGGGTCTTGGGGCAGGTTTTGAGGGTCTCAGGCTGCTTTTGGGGGGTCTTGGGGCAGGTTTTAGGGGTCTCAGGGTGGTttttgggggtctgggggcagctTTGAGGGGTCTGGGGGTCATTTTTGGGGGTCTTAGGGTGGTTTTTTGGGGGTCTTGGGGCAGCTTTTGGGGTCTCAGGGTGGTTTTTGGGGGTCTTGGGGCTGTTTTTG includes these proteins:
- the LOC137677383 gene encoding LOW QUALITY PROTEIN: serine/threonine-protein phosphatase 1 regulatory subunit 10-like (The sequence of the model RefSeq protein was modified relative to this genomic sequence to represent the inferred CDS: deleted 3 bases in 2 codons), coding for MGSGPIDPKELLKGLDCFLGRDGEVKSTEGITKIFNLMKDSQKMVSRCIYLNILLQTRAQEILAKFIRIGGYKLLNTWLTASKATNNVPFLQQILLTLQHLPLTVDHLKQNNTAKLVKQLSKSSDNEELRRLASILVSDWMGVIRSQSSAQPAERDKKRRKEETKPKPLVQEKPPEAKAEAKGEEGPEKKREKPKSLRTTAPSHAKFRSTGLELETPSLAPVKKTNPQSGADKYNLKPVSVKRQTPPSVPGDAPPPPAEKKYKPLNTAPNAAKEIKVKIIPPQPMEGLGFLDALNSAPVPGIKIKKKKRLLSPTATKPSPFEGKPPPEPKPSSPEPSAAPEPADHERPGTPVPAVEVPEPLDVGPAEASAAPPRSAEAPPESLPPPPKKGRKKKSVSWPEETKLREYFYFELDETERVNVNKIKDFGEAAKREIRMDREAFDKARRLSHDAMEEKVPWAPPRPLALPAPLVLPGSGSRERFTQADREKGILQDLFLSKERWVGPWGGGGSLKGW